From a single Sulfolobus sp. E5-1-F genomic region:
- a CDS encoding DUF371 domain-containing protein: MIAVDKIKIKGHYNIRGLHKTTLEITRDNYLTTRGDCIIGILADKGARDISENFKKIARSDESFIYAVVKVKELFDIIHGRGSSKFTFENQNKIIFRKSTFIEGSTIMIRSDKAARDINREIIKLLKSEVEGEVHILASDKPLEDKEILRIVVDLNPISFA, from the coding sequence TTGATAGCAGTAGACAAGATAAAGATTAAGGGACATTATAACATCAGAGGATTACATAAGACCACATTAGAAATAACAAGAGATAACTATCTTACAACTAGGGGAGATTGTATAATAGGAATATTAGCCGATAAAGGTGCAAGAGATATAAGCGAAAACTTCAAAAAGATTGCCAGAAGTGATGAAAGTTTTATTTACGCTGTAGTTAAGGTAAAAGAGCTCTTTGATATAATTCACGGCAGGGGTTCATCTAAATTTACTTTTGAGAATCAAAATAAAATTATATTTAGAAAATCCACTTTTATAGAAGGATCAACAATAATGATAAGGTCAGATAAGGCTGCAAGAGATATAAATAGAGAAATAATTAAATTACTTAAAAGTGAAGTTGAGGGAGAAGTTCATATTTTAGCATCTGACAAGCCCCTTGAAGATAAAGAGATTCTTAGAATAGTCGTTGATCTTAACCCAATTAGTTTTGCCTAA